The following are from one region of the Escherichia sp. E4742 genome:
- a CDS encoding DUF4156 domain-containing protein, giving the protein MHVKYLAGIVGAALLMAGCSSSNELSAAGQSVRIVDEQPGAECQLIGTATGKQSNWLSGQHGEEGGSMRGAANDLRNQAAAMGGNVIYGISSPSQGMLSSFVPTDSQIIGQVYKCPN; this is encoded by the coding sequence ATGCACGTAAAATACTTAGCAGGGATTGTCGGTGCCGCGCTACTGATGGCGGGTTGTAGCTCCAGCAACGAATTGAGCGCTGCCGGACAGAGTGTTCGCATCGTGGACGAGCAACCAGGTGCAGAGTGCCAGCTGATTGGTACTGCTACTGGTAAGCAAAGTAACTGGCTTTCCGGACAACACGGTGAAGAGGGCGGTTCTATGCGTGGTGCGGCAAACGATCTGCGCAACCAGGCGGCAGCAATGGGCGGTAACGTGATTTATGGTATCAGCAGCCCGTCGCAGGGCATGTTGTCCAGCTTTGTCCCGACTGACAGCCAGATTATCGGTCAGGTATATAAGTGCCCGAACTGA
- a CDS encoding YjeJ family protein, with protein sequence MAISIKGVNTGVIRKSNNFIALALKIKEPRNKESLFFMSVMELRDMLIALESRLHQKHKLDADSRLQYEQARDKVIKKMAENIPEIQVDELKNADINRRVNTLELTDNQGENLNFALTLHDGSKCELVVNELQIEMLARAIIHAINNAEMRELALRITSLLDFLPLYDVDCQDDGNLEYDTYSQPEWKHDLFSHYLAVLYRFKDEGGKEQFSGAVVKTREATPGKEVEAITRRMLDFSPRLKKLAGVPCQVYVRTVAANNAQPLTQDQCLRALHHLRVQSINKTAPQAK encoded by the coding sequence ATGGCCATAAGCATCAAGGGTGTTAATACCGGTGTTATTCGCAAGAGTAATAATTTCATTGCACTGGCGCTGAAAATTAAAGAGCCTCGCAATAAAGAATCGTTGTTCTTCATGTCTGTAATGGAACTGCGTGACATGCTGATTGCGCTGGAAAGTCGTTTGCATCAAAAGCATAAACTCGACGCTGATTCTCGTCTTCAGTATGAGCAGGCTCGCGATAAAGTCATAAAAAAAATGGCAGAAAATATCCCAGAAATCCAGGTTGATGAGCTGAAAAATGCCGATATTAATCGCCGGGTTAACACGCTGGAACTTACCGATAATCAGGGCGAAAATCTTAATTTCGCATTAACGCTACATGATGGCAGCAAATGCGAATTAGTGGTCAATGAGTTGCAGATTGAAATGCTGGCGCGAGCAATCATTCATGCAATTAATAATGCAGAAATGCGTGAACTGGCGTTACGTATTACATCGTTGTTAGATTTCCTACCGCTATATGATGTCGACTGCCAGGATGATGGCAATCTGGAATATGACACCTATTCCCAACCGGAATGGAAACATGATCTGTTTAGTCATTATCTGGCCGTACTTTATCGCTTTAAAGATGAAGGTGGCAAAGAGCAATTTAGCGGTGCAGTAGTAAAAACGCGTGAAGCAACACCGGGTAAAGAAGTGGAGGCTATCACTCGCCGGATGCTTGATTTCAGCCCTCGACTGAAAAAGCTCGCTGGAGTGCCGTGTCAGGTCTACGTTCGTACTGTGGCAGCCAATAACGCCCAACCACTAACCCAGGATCAATGCCTACGCGCACTGCATCACCTACGCGTTCAATCCATCAACAAAACTGCACCACAGGCGAAATAA